From one Lolium rigidum isolate FL_2022 chromosome 4, APGP_CSIRO_Lrig_0.1, whole genome shotgun sequence genomic stretch:
- the LOC124647354 gene encoding lecithin-cholesterol acyltransferase-like 1, producing MGTKTQLLGLLLPLLLLLLPPPLRNYLSTDQAASGRVGHGRLQVYHPIILFPGISCPNLDARLTDAYVPSLPRCGALKGKGWFPLWNNTQDLVDHDYVPCLLEQMSLVYDPVLNDFHNQPGVETRVPNFGSSDSFTAKRTMGRDVFCLLKLRQELETLGYRDSETLFGAPYDIRHTPPSPGQPSQVYSDYFARVKDLVQNASLKNGNKPAILVGHSFGARAALDFVNSTPLRWRKIFIKHMVLISATPLTGFVQVVTNFASGPTVIVVPTVKRLDLRPMWRTFASSLTSFPSPMVFGYEPLVVTKHRNYSAYDYMDLLTALGFNTDIGKRVLPTKLKVDAPMVPTTYLCGAGIQTPNQVIYWESNFDAVPEYVYGDGDSIVNLVSVLAFVKEISRQQRQSNIPFKFVKIANASHSGIVSEESSLRRVMTEILEANC from the exons ATGGGCACAAAAACACAGCTCCTTGGTTTGCTACTAcctctcctgctcctgctccttccgCCTCCCCTCCGCAATTACCTCTCGACCGATCAAGCCGCCAGCGGCAGAGTCGGCCATGGCCGGCTCCAAGTCTACCACCCGATAATCTTGTTCCCTGGCATAAGCTGCCCCAACCTGGATGCGCGGCTCACCGACGCCTACGTTCCGTCGCTGCCACGCTGCGGCGCGCTCAAGGGGAAGGGGTGGTTCCCGCTGTGGAACAACACGCAGGACCTGGTCGACCACGACTACGTGCCGTGCTTGCTGGAGCAGATGAGCCTCGTCTACGATCCAGTCCTCAATGACTTCCACAACCAGCCTGGCGTTGAGACGCGCGTGCCCAACTTCGGCTCTTCCGACAGCTTTACCGCAAAAAGGACGAT GGGACGTGATGTGTTTTGCTTGTTAAAGCTCCGCCAAGAACTGGAGACACTAGGGTACCGCGACAGTGAGACCCTTTTCGGAGCTCCTTACGACATACGGCACACTCCACCTTCACCTGGCCAGCCATCTCAGGTGTACTCCGACTACTTTGCCCGTGTCAAGGACCTGGTGCAGAACGCGAGCCTAAAGAATGGGAACAAGCCAGCCATCCTCGTTGGGCACAGCTTCGGAGCCAGGGCCGCCCTCGACTTCGTCAATTCGACTCCCCTACGATGGAGGAAAATTTTCATCAAGCACATGGTCCTAATATCGGCCACACCTCTTACAGGCTTTGTGCAGGTGGTCACAAACTTTGCCTCAGGGCCGACAGTAATTGTTGTCCCGACAGTTAAGCGGCTGGATTTGCGGCCAATGTGGAGAACTTTCGCGAGTTCCCTTACATCCTTCCCGTCTCCTATGGTTTTTGGTTACGAGCCACTTGTAGTTACCAAACATAGGAACTACTCAGCGTACGACTACATGGATTTACTCACGGCGCTTGGCTTCAACACCGACATCGGGAAACGGGTGCTTCCTACGAAGCTGAAGGTCGACGCACCAATGGTGCCAACGACATACCTTTGTGGCGCCGGCATCCAAACACCAAATCAGGTGATCTATTGGGAAAGTAACTTCGATGCGGTTCCCGAGTATGTATATGGCGATGGTGACTCGATCGTGAACTTAGTTAGCGTGTTGGCCTTCGTCAAAGAAATCAGTAGGCAGCAGCGCCAGAGTAACATACCCTTCAAGTTCGTCAAGATTGCTAATGCTAGCCACTCTGGTATTGTCAGTGAGGAAAGTTCGCTTAGGAGAGTTATGACTGAAATTCTAGAGGCAAATTGCTAA